The following coding sequences are from one Dermacentor andersoni chromosome 5, qqDerAnde1_hic_scaffold, whole genome shotgun sequence window:
- the LOC129384885 gene encoding adenylate cyclase type 10-like: MKNLLQKDEKKEEPQQAVPCDHKTASRCLLNLMPVVSETVSGTLLNGTFLPDICLEVVHERAFSKLPFAKVALTVVLFADISGFTALTETYSMTGALGIEALTRTLNHFFGHIIQHIFTAGGDIFKFAGDALFCIWKVDDESTLAETIQTVVDCSLNIQKNYGEWPTCIGVTLRVKIGIATGLLEYHFFNDEYDSVHYSASGTVVEYVRNAEMLCTAGDIILTTEAWSYLEKKGVNTRYTYTALPEDMVKVLCFDPGVTEEEKVSFTSGKTHVS; encoded by the exons ATGAAGAATCTGCTCCAGAAagacgagaaaaaagaagaac CCCAGCAAGCGGTACCGTGCGACCACAAGACGGCCTCGCGATGCCTGCTCAACCTGATGCCCGTGGTGTCGGAGACGGTGAGCGGCACCCTGCTAAACGGCACTTTCCTGCCCGACATCTGTCTCGAGGTGGTGCATGAGCGCGCGTTCTCCAAGCTGCCCTTTGCCAAGGTCGCCCTCACGGTCGTCCTGTTCGCAGACATCTCGG GATTCACCGCGCTCACAGAGACGTACTCTATGACCGGGGCGCTCGGCATCGAAGCTCTGACCCGAACGCTGAACCACTTCTTTGGCCACATCATTCAAC ACATCTTTACTGCTGGCGGAGACATCTTCAAGTTCGCTG GCGACGCCCTTTTCTGCATCTGGAAAGTTGACGACGAGAGCACACTGGCCGAAACCATCCAGACGGTGGTTGACTGCAGCCTGAACATTCAGAAGAACTACGGCGAGTGGCCCACCTGCATCGGTGTCACCCTGCGTGTCAAGATCG GCATCGCTACCGGGCTGCTCGAGTACCACTTCTTCAACGACGAGTACGACTCCGTGCACTACTCTGCCAGCGGCACCGTGGTGGAGTACGTTCGCAACGCCGAGATGCTCTGCACGGCCGGCGACATCATACTCACCACCGAGGCCTGGAGCTACTTGGAGAAGAAGGGTGTCAACACGCGCTACACCTACACCGCGCTGCCGGAGGATATGGTCAAG GTCCTGTGCTTCGACCCTGGCGTCACTGAAGAGGAAAAAGTGTCCTTCACATCTGGTAAGACACATGTCTCTtaa